In Runella sp. SP2, the genomic window AAATCTGCGATGCCATTAACGAAGCCCCCGTTACGGTTTTTGCCAAAGGAGCGTTTTTCGCCCGACACGAAATCGGTCAGTTAAGCTGTTCGGTAGTAGGATTGGACTGGAACATGGACGCTGCTGAGTCGCGCGTGCTGATTCCTAACAAAACCCTCCAAGGCAACCTCGACCCCTGCGTATTGTACGCGCCTTATGACCAAATTCGTAAGGAGGTGCGCAAGATGATAGATACTTTTGGAACACAACACTACATCGCTAACTTAGGACACGGCGTTTATCCTGACACCGACCCCGACAAAGTGCGTTGTTTTATCGACACTGTGAAGGAATATTCTAGCAACCTATAAAAATTAACTCTTTTTAACGATTTTGTCACATACTTATCATAGTTTGGAATCGTTTTTGTATTAGAGCAGTTATTATCCCCAAACCCGCTAAAGCTATGAAAGAGTGTGTGGTAGTGATTCCGACGTACAACGAGATTGAGAACATTGAAGCGATTATTCGCCGTGTGATGGGTCTTTCGCAGCCTTTTGACATCCTGATTGTGGATGATGGCTCGCCCGATGGCACTGCACTCAAAGTAAAAGAGCTTCAAAACGAATTTACTGGTCGCTTACATATTTTGGAACGAAAAGGTAAACAGGGATTAGGTACGGCCTATATCCACGGTTTCAAGTGGGCAATTCGGGAAGGATACCGCTATCTGTTTGAAATGGATGCCGATTTCTCGCACAATCCAGCTGATTTAGAACGCCTTTACCAAGCCTGTTCCGAAGGCGGTAGCGACATGGCGATTGGTTCGCGTTACATCAAGGGTGTTAACGTGGTCAACTGGCCAATGGGGCGCGTACTAATGTCCTACTTTGCGGGGGTATATGTGCGTTTCGTAACGGGTATGCAAATCATGGATCCTACGGCGGGTTTCATTTGCTACAAACGCGAAGTGCTTCAAGGCATTGGTCTCGACGACATTAAGTTTGTGGGCTACGCTTTCCAGATTGAAATGAAGTTTAATACTTGGAAATACGGGTACCAAATTACGGAAGTGCCCATCATTTTCACCGACCGTACCAAAGGCGTTTCTAAAATGTCCACCAAAATTTTCAAAGAAGCC contains:
- a CDS encoding polyprenol monophosphomannose synthase, yielding MKECVVVIPTYNEIENIEAIIRRVMGLSQPFDILIVDDGSPDGTALKVKELQNEFTGRLHILERKGKQGLGTAYIHGFKWAIREGYRYLFEMDADFSHNPADLERLYQACSEGGSDMAIGSRYIKGVNVVNWPMGRVLMSYFAGVYVRFVTGMQIMDPTAGFICYKREVLQGIGLDDIKFVGYAFQIEMKFNTWKYGYQITEVPIIFTDRTKGVSKMSTKIFKEAVLGVLYLKIRSFFKTYIRHNEPKEVPIMGITEMA